Within the Nocardioides humi genome, the region TCCATCCGGTTGCCGAGGATGTCGGTGAAGCAGGTCAGCGTCACCAGCAGGTCGGGCAGCCAGGGGAAGGGCGCGCGGTCCTTCCACCACAGCAGCCAGATCACCGGCACGGTGAAGGACGCCAGCGGATAGCCGATCGCCCGCGCCTCGGCGGCCTTGTCCCGCAGGTTGCTGCCGTCGGGATCGATCACCGCGAGGAGCAGCAGCAGGACGAGCATCCCCTTGGCGGCCACGTCCGCCGTCCGCAGGAACGGCGTCGCGGGGTAGCGGACGGCAGCGACCCGGCTCATACGGCGCTCCTGTCGTCGGTGAGCCGTGATTCTCGCACGCTGGCTAGATGAATGAGTCGAAGGCCTCGCACGCTGCGCGACGCTCAGCATCCACGCTCGCGGCGTTGCCGATGCTCGACGTGCGTCCAGCATGCCTTCGCCTCGGCGCCTTGCGAGCGCGGCGCCGAGCGCCGCTCGCAGCACGATCCCTTGGACTCATTCATCTAGCGCACGATCCGGCCGCCCTCGGCGCGCCACCACCGGGCGCCGGCGCGGACGGCGGCGGGCAGGGCGGGGTCGGCGGCGATCTCGTCGAGCTCGGGCTGGCCGGACATGCCGGCCGCGAACAGGGCGTCGCGGGCGAGCTCGTCGTCCGCGACGACGTACGTCCGCAGCAGCGCGGGCGGCAGCGGCGCGCCGGCGAACCCGCAGACGGTGAGCCCGGCGCCGCGCACGACCGGGTCCTCCGCGGCCAGCCAGGGCGCGGGATCCGCGCGCTCGAAGGGCACCATCAGGTTGGCGAAGGCGAGGGCCGCGCCGTGGCGGGTGGTCTCGTCGGGGCCGTCGAGCGCCGTCGCGCACAGCTGCTCGCGCACGGCGTCGGCGAACGGCGAGGCCGCCAGCAGGAACGACGACGTGACCACGTGGGTGGCCCGGAAGTCGTAGAGCACCTCGAACAGCAGCCGGGCCAGCATCGTCTCGCCGGCGCTCGCGCGCGAGATCCCGGCGGCCAGGGTGGCGGCGTGGGTGAAGTGCCGGTTGCGCCGGGTGCGCGTCCACGCGGCCGCCCGCCGCGGTGCGACGAGCGGGTGCCGGAGGCGCTCCTGCACGCTGGTGCGGAACTCCGGCGGGCAGCAGGCGAGGGTGGCGCTGAGGATCGGCGCCCGCAGCGGGTCGCCGGCCGCGGCGTCGCAGGCGTCCGCGAACACCGGGACCAGCGGATACCAGTCGGTGCGCCGCAGCCCGCCCACGCTGCGCATGTTCTGGATCCCCAGGCAGCCCGCCCGCGCCACCTGCCACGACGGGTCGGACAGCAGCTCGCCGCACCAGCGGGCCAGCTCCGGGCCGGGCCGCTCGGTCACCGCGCTGAGCAGGTCGGCGGGGCGCTGCATGCCGGGCACGTCCACCGCCCGTCGTACGGCGGCGGCGACCACGTCGGCGTACGGACTGCAGCGCAGCTTGGCGAGCGCCTCGTAGCGCAGCTGGTAGGCGGTCCCGGTGGCCCGGCCCACCTCGCTCGCCAGCCGGTCGACGAACGGACGCACGCCCGTCTCGGGCAGGCCGAACGGGCTGAGCGCGTGGTACTCCGCGAAGCGCAGCCAGTCGTGGCCGTCCGGCTCGCCGGCGACCGCGTCGCAGGCCGCGGAGAAGGCCGCGAGGGTGGGCTCGGGGACGAACGGCTCGGCGTCGGCGGGCGCGTAGGAGAAGGTCCGGCACAGGACGTCGAGCGGGGCCCGGAGATGGCCGTAGGGCAGCCCGAGCGCCTGCTCGTAGGCCGCGACGACGACGCCGCTGCGCCGCCCGGTGGTCTCCACGCGGGAGAGCGTGGCGGGGGAGAGGTGGCTGCCGTCGCCGCTCCCGGCGCGGGCGGCGAACTCCCGCAGCGGGACGCCCGCCGCCACCCGGTTGGTCCGCAGCAGCCAGCCGATCCGTGCCGGTACGTCGATCCGCGCGCCCGCCAATGGCGAGGGGTCGTCGATCTCGTCGGAGTGCCGAGCCACGTCCGCCATGCTGACAGGGGCGCGTTTCACGCACCAGTGCTGCCGAAACAATCACCTCCCCGCGCCGGACGTGTGCGAACGTCGTCCTCCGCGCGGCCGGCCGTGGACAGCGCGATGTGGGGTCGCGTCCTGCTCTGGGGGCAGCGGGGGACTCGGCCGGCCGCGACACGACGTCACCGGGTGACTTGCCGGGCGACATCTGAGGCTTCGGCGGGCAATCCGGCCCGGCACCGGGGGAGCGCGGTCCACGATGGGCCTGCTCCCGATCGGCCCCCGAGAGGTTCCTCGATGCCCGGCTCCCGCAGGTCACGCCTGTCCCGCTCCCTCGTGCTCACCCTGCTGGCCGGCGCCGCCGGCTCCGCCGTCGCGATGCAGGGGGCTCCGCCCGCCGCGGCCGCCGCCTGGGACTGCGCCACCGTCCCGGGCAGGTGCACGGAGACCTTCGGCCCCGACGAGGACTTCCAGCACTGGACCGTGCCGGACGGGGTGACCAGCGCGACCTTCACCCTGGTCGGTGCGGCCGGTGGCACCGCCGCCTTCGGCGACGCGACGCCCGGCGCCGGCGGCTCACTGACCGGCACCGTCGCCACCACGCCCGGCGTCAGCTACCGGATCACGCCCGGCGGCGTGGGCGGAGCGGGCACCACCAGCGGGGACGGCATCTTCGCCGGTGTCTCCGAGGGCGGCATCTGGGGCGGGGGCTCCGGGAGGACGCCTCCGGCGGTGGCGGCGGGGCCAGCCGGGTGGAGGCCTACGACGAGGGCTCCGACACCTGGTCGACCCTGCTGGTCGCGGGCGGCGGTGGCGGCGCGGGCCGGTCCGACGACGCGGCCGCGGAGACCGGCGGCGCGGGCGGCGACGGGGGAGAGGTGGGCGCTCCCGGCGGCGACACCTCCGGCGGCACCGGCAAGGGCGGCGGCGGTGGCACGGCCGCGGCCGGCGGCGCGGGCGGTACGGCGACCGACGGGGTCACCACCCGGACCGGCCGCTCGGGCTCCGCGACGTCCGGCGGCGGCTTCGGCAACATGTCGGGGTGGACCGCCGGTGCGGCGGCCGCGGGCGGTGGCGAGGGCTGGTACGGCGGTGGCCAGGGCACGGTCTCCTTCGCCGGCCTCGCCGGCGGCGGAGGAGGTGGCGGGTCGAGCCATGCCGACGCCTCGGTGACCGAGGTGAGCTACACCGTCGGCGCCAACCCGCACACCTCGCCGACCGGCGGCGACGGCTACATCAGCATCACGTACGCCGACCCGACCGTCGTACCGCCGGCTCCTGAGGACGTGTACGTCGCGGCCGCCGGCACCGACACCGGCGACTGCGCCGTGGTGGGGACGGCCTGCGCGACGCTGAGGTACGCCTACGGCCAGGTGGCCGATGGCGGGACCGTCCATGTCGGGCCGGGGACGGTCCCGTCCGGCGGCGGCACGCTGGACGGCACGAAGACCGTGGCGGTGGTCGGCGATCCCGGTGGCAGCACCGTCAACGGCCGGATCTTCACCGGCGGCGACGCGGACCTGGCGTTCCGGGACCTGACCCTGCTCTCCACGAGCCAGCAGAACCTCGCCGCTGAGGGCGACGTGAGCCTGGACCGGGTCACGGTCCTCAACGAGGACGACGACGCGGCCATCGCGATCAGCGGGAACGGGACGATGGCCATCCGCAACAGCACGATCGCCGGCGCCGGCGTCCAGACCTTCGGCGCCACCGTCGACCTCGTCTCCAGCACCGTGGTAAGCCCCAGCTACTCCCTGGGCGGCAACGCGTTCGGCGTGATCAACGTGGCCGGCTCGATCGTCAGCGGCCCGTGCGGCTCGTTCGGCAACGGCAGCAAGATCGTCGACCAGGGGCACAACGTCGAGGACGGCTGCGGCAGCGGGGCCAACCGGTTCTCGCACGCCACCACGCAGCACGTGTCCGATGTCGGTCTCGGCGCGCTCGCCGACAACGGCGGGCCGACCAGGACCTTCCTGCCGTGGGCCGCCAGCCCCGTGGTCGACGCGGTCCCGCTCGGCACCACGGCCTGCCCGGCTGTCACCGGCACGGTCACCGACCAGACCGGTGCCGAGCGCCGCCAGGGCACCGCGTGCAACGCCGGCTCGGTCGAGGAGATCGCGGGACCGCCGGCCGACGTGTACGTCGAGATGCCCGAGAACGGTGGTGCCGACACCGGTGACTGCTCGTCTCCCGCGGCTGCCTGCGCGACGTTGAGCTATGCGTACGGCCAGGCCGCCGCGACCGCGACCATCCACCTGGGACCGGGGGTGTTCCCCGCCGGTGCCACCTTCACCGGCAGCGACCGCGACGTCACGATCGTCGGTCACCCGGACGGGACCCGGATCGGCTCGGGGGTCTACATCTACGCGCCCCACACGCCCTCCCTGACACTCCGCGACCTCCGGCTCGACTTCGCGCTGTCCTGCTCCGGGGCCATCACCCTCGACCGGGTGCTGGTG harbors:
- a CDS encoding helix-turn-helix domain-containing protein — translated: MARHSDEIDDPSPLAGARIDVPARIGWLLRTNRVAAGVPLREFAARAGSGDGSHLSPATLSRVETTGRRSGVVVAAYEQALGLPYGHLRAPLDVLCRTFSYAPADAEPFVPEPTLAAFSAACDAVAGEPDGHDWLRFAEYHALSPFGLPETGVRPFVDRLASEVGRATGTAYQLRYEALAKLRCSPYADVVAAAVRRAVDVPGMQRPADLLSAVTERPGPELARWCGELLSDPSWQVARAGCLGIQNMRSVGGLRRTDWYPLVPVFADACDAAAGDPLRAPILSATLACCPPEFRTSVQERLRHPLVAPRRAAAWTRTRRNRHFTHAATLAAGISRASAGETMLARLLFEVLYDFRATHVVTSSFLLAASPFADAVREQLCATALDGPDETTRHGAALAFANLMVPFERADPAPWLAAEDPVVRGAGLTVCGFAGAPLPPALLRTYVVADDELARDALFAAGMSGQPELDEIAADPALPAAVRAGARWWRAEGGRIVR